CAGTAGGCCTGTACGAGTTCCTGCATGTCGATGTTGCTGTGGTACATATAATCCACCCCGTGCCAGCTCACCCGCTGGTCGGCTACCCATTCCGGCCATTTCAGGTCGCGCCAGGCCCCGGTTTTGGTCTGCTCGTATGTGGGCGGCAATTCAATTTTCTTCCCGGCATACCGGCCTTTGTGCCGCCGGGCCGGCTGGAATTCCGCGTGTACGGCCTTGTGGGAGAGATAGAGGAAGAAGGGCTTGTCTTTATCCCGGGACTCCAGCCAGTCCACGGCGTGCTCGGTGAGCAGGTCGGTGATATAGGTGGAATCCTTGTATTCGATGCGCTCCCCGTTGATGTTCAGCGTGGGGTTGTAGTAGACCCCCTGCCCAAAGAAGCTCTCCCAGTGGTCGAAGCCCGGGCGGGGCTCGTCCGTATGGCTGCTCATATGCCATTTGCCCAAAAAGGCCGTCTGGTAGCCCGCCTCCTGCAGGTATTGCGGGAAATAGGTGAGGTTACCCGGGTTCGGGGCCTGGTTATCCACAATCGTATGCGTATGGGAAAACATCCCGGTGAGGATGGAGGCCCGGCTCGGGGAACAGAGGGAGGTGGTGACAAATGCATTCGGCAGGTAGGCGCCCTCGGCCGCCAGCCGGTCCATGTTCGGGGTCTCCAGCCAGGGCACCTTCCCGGTGAATCCCATATAGTCAAAGCGGTGGTCGTCGGTGAGGATAAAGATGACGTTGCGCTGTTTTTTGCCGGTATTTCGCTGGGCGGTAAGCGAGGTGGGGACTCCCAGGAGGAGTCCGCAGGCTAGTGCAATCAGGGGTCGCATTATTTGGAACATCTGGTTTGGGTTATTTAGGTTGTTTAATTGGATTTATTCATTCATTTCAAGAGTGTTCTCGGATGGCAGGTAGCCGATCCGCCGGGCATTTACCTGGATGGTCTGCCCCGGTTTCAGGGGGACCGTTCCGCCTGAATACACTTCCCAGGGTATGGGGACTTCCACGGTGGTAGCTTTGTTCCCGGGCATAAGATAGAAAAAGTCCCAGGTTTTTATTTCGCGGACCCGGGTGGTATCCCCGATGGCCCCGTCAAAGATCCGGTAGCCGATGGATGCTCCCGGCGTGTCGGAAAAGAGCCGGACGCCCCCCGCCACCTTTTCAATCACGGGAGTTGCGGTTACCGGCGGGGAATCCTTTCCGTTCCACCAATTCCGGATCATTTCGGCTTCCGGTATTTCCGCCACGTCGCCAACGGCCTCCAGCCAGTTAAAGAGGGCGGTCTTTAATTCAGCCTGTTTTTCGGCGAAGGCCGGGTTGCCGGCCAGGTTGTGAACCTCGTCCGGGTCTTTGGCCGTATAATAGAGCTCTTCCTGCGGCTTGGGGGCTTGAAACCAGTCCAGCAGAAACGGATTGGTGATTTCCCCCGCATCCCGCATTTCGATTATTTCCCGCATGCTGGCCATTTGCTTCCGGTAGGCCAAATCCTGGTATTTGGGGACTTCCGGCATGAAATTATACACGTACCGGAACGTCCCGTCGCTCACGGACCGCACCCGGTCGTAGTGGTTGGCCGTGCGGTCCCGGGCAGCGAAGATGTACGCATTTTTTTCCTCGTTTTCGTGGGGGCCCAGAAAAGCCTTTCCCTGCAGGTACTGCGGTGGCTGGATGCCCGCAATCGAGAGCATGCTCGGGGCAAAATCGACAGCGCTGATCAGGTCGTTGTTTACCGAACCCGCCTTTTGGCCCCCGGGATGCCGGACCATAAAAGGGATGTGCAGGCCGCGCTCCAGGATTTCGCGTTTCATCCAGGGCAGGTTCCCGCCGTGGTCGCTGTAGAATATGATATAACTGTTTTGGTAGACCCCGTCGGTTTTGAGTTGGGCTATGAGCTCCCCGAAGTCCCGGTCCATTTGCTCGATGCGGGTAAACAGGGCTGCCTTGTCGCGACGCATTTGTCCGGTGTGCTCATAGTACAGCGGCAAGGTCA
This genomic window from Robiginitalea biformata HTCC2501 contains:
- a CDS encoding sulfatase family protein; its protein translation is MRPLIALACGLLLGVPTSLTAQRNTGKKQRNVIFILTDDHRFDYMGFTGKVPWLETPNMDRLAAEGAYLPNAFVTTSLCSPSRASILTGMFSHTHTIVDNQAPNPGNLTYFPQYLQEAGYQTAFLGKWHMSSHTDEPRPGFDHWESFFGQGVYYNPTLNINGERIEYKDSTYITDLLTEHAVDWLESRDKDKPFFLYLSHKAVHAEFQPARRHKGRYAGKKIELPPTYEQTKTGAWRDLKWPEWVADQRVSWHGVDYMYHSNIDMQELVQAYCETLLGVDDSVGAVLEYLEEEGLDEETLVIYMGDNGFSWGEHGLIDKRHFYEESVKVPLLVRCPELFEGGQVPQDMVQNIDIGPTVLAEAGVAQPDDMPGVSFIPILTGDKDATKRDKIFYEYYWENDFPMTPTVFGMRTDKYKYIRYHGIWDRNELYDLENDPHEMYNLIGDPEKQEVIQTMLDSLYNWLETTDGMKIPLKSTDRPRWGDYRHKGEY
- a CDS encoding sulfatase family protein, producing MTIRSAFQYVSPRKIFWPLQIFLATTFLGFAQEKPNIVWIVCEDISPYLGSYGEAGIRTPNLDDFAREAERYTRVYTTSGVCAPSRSAIITGMNQISIGTPHMRTHNDPRLMPEGVPSHSAVLPENVRAFPEYLRINGYYTSNNAKEDYQFEEPVTVWDESSVAASYRNRAAGQPFFSVFNLAITHESQVIRPPDSLYYDPEAMTLPLYYEHTGQMRRDKAALFTRIEQMDRDFGELIAQLKTDGVYQNSYIIFYSDHGGNLPWMKREILERGLHIPFMVRHPGGQKAGSVNNDLISAVDFAPSMLSIAGIQPPQYLQGKAFLGPHENEEKNAYIFAARDRTANHYDRVRSVSDGTFRYVYNFMPEVPKYQDLAYRKQMASMREIIEMRDAGEITNPFLLDWFQAPKPQEELYYTAKDPDEVHNLAGNPAFAEKQAELKTALFNWLEAVGDVAEIPEAEMIRNWWNGKDSPPVTATPVIEKVAGGVRLFSDTPGASIGYRIFDGAIGDTTRVREIKTWDFFYLMPGNKATTVEVPIPWEVYSGGTVPLKPGQTIQVNARRIGYLPSENTLEMNE